The Stigmatella aurantiaca genome includes the window GCCGCTGAGGCCCGCGTGGCCCGGGCCCGGGCCTTCTTCTTTCCGGAGTTGAGCCTGACCGGCACGTACACCCGCCGCCTCCGGGAGTCCGTCCGGCAGGTGGGCGGAGAAACCACGGTCATCCAGCGCTACAACGCCCTGGGCGCCTCGGCCACGGCCCGGATGACGCTCTTCGACGCGCGGGGCTTTCCCCTGTACCGCGCGGCCAAGCTGGAGGGAGATGCGGCCCGGCTGGATGCCCGGGAGGCCCGGCGGCTGGTGGCTTTCGAGGCGGCGGATGCCTTCCTGGCCACGCTGGGCGCCCAGCAGGTGTACGAGGCGGCGGTGCGCCGGCTGGACTTCGCGCGCCAGAGCCTCCAGGACGCGCAGGCGCGGGCCGAGGCGGGCCTGGCCAGCACCAATGACGTGACGCGCGCGGAGCTCGAGGCGGCCAGCGCCGAGGTGCAGCTCGCCTCCTCCCGGGGCGAGGCTCAGACAAGCCGCATCGAGCTGGGCTACCTGCTCGTGGCGCCCCCCATCGAAGCCCCCCTGGCCCTCCCCGAGGGGCTGCTGGCCGAGGCCGCCCGGACCCCACCGGCGCGGGCTTCCCTGGCCGAGGGGGCCGTGAACCGCCGCCTGGACATCCTCTCCGCGCAGCTCAAGGTGAAGGCCCAGGAGTCCTCCGCGAGGGAGCCCCTGGCGCGGCTGCTGCCCGTGCTGGGCGTGTCCGGCCAGTACCGCTTCACGAACGAGCAGGGGCTCGCGGGCAACAGCGGGGATGGCGCCTTGCAGGTGGACCTCACGTGGACCCTCTTCGACGGGGGCGAGCGCTACGCGGAGCGGGACGAGCGGGTGGCCCTGGCCCGGGCCGCAGCCCTGGACGCCACCGCCCTCACGCGCCGGGTGGATGTCGACATCCAGCGCGCCCAGGTGGCGCTCGACAATGCCCAGGCCTCCTTGAAGCAGAGTGAGCTGGCCGCGCAGCAAGCGCGCAAGAACGCGGAAGAGACGGGGATTCTGTACCGGCAGGGGCTCTCCACCGCGTTGACGGTGGCGGATGCCTCCCTGCGCCTCTTCGAGGCGGAGGTGGCCCAGGTTCGCACCCGCTATGCCCTGGGGCTGGCGCTGTTGGATCTCCGGGCTGCCGTGGGACTCGACCCGTTCGGGAAGGAACCGTGACCGAGATGCGAGCAAGAGCACGGGTGGCCCTGGCCGCCTTGACCCTGGCCCTGGGGGCTGGGTGCGGAGCGAAGGGCGAGGAGACGCCGGGCAAGGCGGGAGGCGGTGGCGGGCGGGGCGGCGGCCGGGGGGCCATCCAGTTCCCCGTGGAAACCGCGCCCGTGGAGGCGCGCGACGTGCAGTACACCGTCTCCGCCGTGGGCGCCGTGGAGGCCTTCGAGCGCGTGCAGATCACCGCCCGGGTGGCCGGGGTGCTGGATCGCGTGGACTTCGCCGAGGGGCAGGAGGTGAAGAAGGGCCAGGTGCTCGCGGAGATCGAGCCCACCCGCTACAGCCTCGCGGTGAACCAGGCCCGCGCCGCGCGGGAGAAGGCCGTGGCCACCGCCGAGGAGGCCCAGGCGGGGGCCCAGCGCCGGGCCACCGTGAACGAGCAGCGTCCGGGCCTGCTGCCCGCCGAGGAGCTGGAGAGCTTCCAGACACGGGCACGCGCCGCGGTGGCCGAGGTCGGCGCGGCGAAGGCGGCGCTGGACAAGGCGGAGCTGGACCTGCGCGATGCCTACGTCCGGGCCCCCATGGAGGGGGTGCTGCAGACGCGCACCGTGCAGACGGGGCAGTACGTCCAGCCCGGCACGGTGCTCGCCACGCTGCTGCGCCGGGAGCCGCTGCTCTTACGCTTCCGCGTTCCGGAAGGAGAGGCCGGGCGGCTCAAGCCTGGCATGGGGGCGCGCTTCACCGTCCGCTCGGATGGGCGGACCTATGACTCGAAGATCACCTACGTGGCGGCCTCGGCGGACGACCAGAGCCGGATGGTGGTGGTGACGGCGGAGGTGACGGGCGAGGAGTCCAAGGCCCTGCGGCCGGGAGCCTTCGCCTCCGTGTCGGTGCCCGTGGACACCGCCCGGGACGCGCCCGTCATTCCCCAGGCAGCGGTGCGCCCCAGCGAGCGGGGCTTCCTGGCCTTCGTGGTGGAAGGGGACAAGGCGCGCGAGCGGGTGCTGGAGCTGGGCCTGCGCACGCCGGATGGGCTCGTCGAGGTGCGCCAGGGGCTCCGCCCGGGTGAGCAGTTGGTGGTGCGTGGCGCGGAGGCCCTGAAGGAGGGCGCGGCCGTGCGCGTGGCGCAAGGGGCCAAGCCCTCCGCCACGGGGGAATCCCGTCTCCCCGCGGAGGCGGGCGGACTCAACGGAGGCTCAGGGCGATGAACATCACCGAGGTCTGCATCCGGAAGCCCGTCCTCGCGTGGATGTTGATGGCCGCCACCATCGTCTTCGGGCTGGTGGCCGCGCAGCGCATCGGCATCAGCCAGTTTCCGGACGTGGACTTTCCCACCATCAACGTCTCGGTGACGTGGGAGGGCGCCTCGCCGGAGGCCGTGGAGAGCGATCTCATCGAGCCGCTGGAAGAGGCGGTGATGCAGGTGGAGGGCGTGAAGACCATCACCTCCACCGCGCGCCAGGGCAGCGCCTCCATCACCGTGGAGCTGGACCTGTCGCGCAACGTGGACCTGGCGCTCCAGGACGTGCAGACCAAGGTGAGCCAGGCCCAGCGCCGGCTGCCGGAGGACGTGGATCCGCCCGTCACCTCCAAGACGAACCCCGAGGACCAGCCCATCATGTGGTTGGGCGTGGCGGGCCCCTTCTCGCAGCAGGTGGTGAGCGACTACGCGCGCTACCGGCTCCGGGAGAAGCTGCAGACGGTGCCCGGGGTGGGCGAGGTGACACTGGGCGGCTCGCTGGAGCGCAACGTGCGCATCTGGGCGGACTCCCAGAAGATGGATGCCCAAGGGCTCACCGTCGCCGACGTCATCGCCGCCCTGCAGCGTGAGCACGTGGAGCTGCCCGCGGGCCGCATCGAGACGGAGGGGCGCGAGGTCAACGTCCGCGTCATGGGCGAGGCGC containing:
- a CDS encoding TolC family protein, whose amino-acid sequence is MAVPEAHAQAPEPAADAEPLTLERAIQLAAERNEAPLAAQQRSEAAEARVARARAFFFPELSLTGTYTRRLRESVRQVGGETTVIQRYNALGASATARMTLFDARGFPLYRAAKLEGDAARLDAREARRLVAFEAADAFLATLGAQQVYEAAVRRLDFARQSLQDAQARAEAGLASTNDVTRAELEAASAEVQLASSRGEAQTSRIELGYLLVAPPIEAPLALPEGLLAEAARTPPARASLAEGAVNRRLDILSAQLKVKAQESSAREPLARLLPVLGVSGQYRFTNEQGLAGNSGDGALQVDLTWTLFDGGERYAERDERVALARAAALDATALTRRVDVDIQRAQVALDNAQASLKQSELAAQQARKNAEETGILYRQGLSTALTVADASLRLFEAEVAQVRTRYALGLALLDLRAAVGLDPFGKEP
- a CDS encoding efflux RND transporter periplasmic adaptor subunit, translating into MRARARVALAALTLALGAGCGAKGEETPGKAGGGGGRGGGRGAIQFPVETAPVEARDVQYTVSAVGAVEAFERVQITARVAGVLDRVDFAEGQEVKKGQVLAEIEPTRYSLAVNQARAAREKAVATAEEAQAGAQRRATVNEQRPGLLPAEELESFQTRARAAVAEVGAAKAALDKAELDLRDAYVRAPMEGVLQTRTVQTGQYVQPGTVLATLLRREPLLLRFRVPEGEAGRLKPGMGARFTVRSDGRTYDSKITYVAASADDQSRMVVVTAEVTGEESKALRPGAFASVSVPVDTARDAPVIPQAAVRPSERGFLAFVVEGDKARERVLELGLRTPDGLVEVRQGLRPGEQLVVRGAEALKEGAAVRVAQGAKPSATGESRLPAEAGGLNGGSGR